TCGCGGTGGATATCTATCTAATCGCAATCGTACTTCTGATTTTCGGCTCAGGAGTCTACCGGCTCTTTGTGTCACCAATCGATCAGGCGGAACAGCACGCCGGCCATCATCCATTCAATGTGCAGTCCTTCGATCAACTGAAGGACAAGATAACCCGGGTTGTTATCCTTGCGGTGATCATAGAATTCTTCAGGGCTGTGGTTGATATCCGTTTTCAGACCCCGCTGGATGCGATTTACCTCGCAGTGTCCGTGCTGGCACTGGCCGCAGCGCTGTTTCTGATGAGCCGGGCTCACAGTAAATTCCTGGCCGACTAATAGCGGTTAAGACCCTGATTTGGCCAAATCGGCCGATTGCAAGCAACTCGTCTTTTTCACGCTTTTAAACAAAAGCGAACATTAGCAATCCTTTTTTGAAGATCTACGCTTCTATTGGAAAGCAGACCTTTTTGCTGAGCATTTTGGCCCTTTTTAGACAAGCTCTGGCTGAACGATTTTAGAATCCGACTTTCACACCGGCGTAGAAAGTACGCCCTGGCGCGGGCTCGTAATAGCGTTCGAAGCTGGCATTGATACGCACGTTCTCGTAGTAGTCCTCGTCGAAGAGGTTGCGAATACCCCCATATAGATCCACGGTGGTGTCGCCACCCAAGCGCCAGCTTTCGCCGCCCTTCAGGTCAAACCGCCAGTGACTATCGACCTCTTCGGTGTTGGCGTCATCGGCATAGAAATCCCCGACATAGTGAGCACCCACTTCCGCGAAACGACCGCCCAACCCCCGCCATGCCAAAGCGCCGTTCCAGAGAGTTTGCGGCAGCCCGGGCAGATCGTTGCCGGCATAGTCATCGCCGCCATTGGTGGTGTAGCGGTCAAACTCGTAACGGGCCAGAGTCAGGCTGCTGCGGACCTCCCAGGCAGGCAGGAAGGCATAACGGACCGCCGCCTCCAGACCGTCGCGGGAGGTTCGCCCTGCGTTCCGATAGAAGGTACGCCCGCCCGGGCTCTCAAATGGAATCAGTTCGTCATCGACATTGATGGAAAACAGAGAAACCTCGTATTCCAGCCCCATGTCGAATAACCCGCGGGCACCCATTTCATAGTTCCGGGCCTGTTGGGGCTCTATGTCAGGGTTAAAGCCGCCCGTGCCATCAGGGCGGGCAAACTCGGTGAAAGTTGGTGTTTCGAAGGCATCGCCGACGGTGGCGTACCATTGGTGGGCCGGCCGGTACTGATAGCTCAGGCCAAGGCTACCGGACCATTCGCGAAAGGTTCGCTCGCCACTATCATCACTGCCATCCCCCAGATAATCATCGTCTATTTCCATGGCAACCCGGTCATGTCGAACCCCGGCGCTGAAGGCGAGTTTTTCCGTCAGCGCCCACTCACCCTGTGCGAAGACCCCTGTGCTCGTGGCCTGCTGAAACTCATCCCCCGTCGTGCCGGTAACCATTCCGGTGGCATCAACACTGCGACGTCCGCGGTCGTCTTCCTGCCAGCCCAGGTCCGTGCCCACGATCCAGTTGAATGGACGCCCTGCCAGATCGGCCTGTCGACTGTATTCCAGACTTCCGCCGTAGTAGTCCCGCTGGTAGTTGATCAGGCTGGAGCCGGGGAACGGCAGTTGTTGCTCGAAATCGCGCCAGCTGTAGAAGACCCGGGCATCCAGGGCGCCGCCTGCAAAGGCTTGGTCGCTGTAGTGGGTACCCATCAACTGCTGGTCAACGGTCTGCCCCGAGTCGATGTTCTTGGCGATGTCTCGTGCCTGGCGTGGATCTTTCTCGGCATCTTCGCGGTTAAGACCACTTGGATCTTCCGCCTTTGGAGTGTCCAGCACGTTGAGCAGCACGGTCAGGGATCGCGGGTCATCCAACTGATAGCCCAGCTTGCCATTGAACAGGTATTTCTCCGCTTCGCTCTGTTCCCGGTAGCCATCGGACTGCAGGGCAGAAGCACTGGCCGAGTAGAACCAGTCGCCCTGCTCACCGCCAGCCCGGATGCCAAGCTGCTTCAGGCCGTGACTGCCACCCTGCAGATCA
This DNA window, taken from Marinobacter halotolerans, encodes the following:
- a CDS encoding YqhA family protein, yielding MSEKSNREPPKARSAERRFESVLWSSRLLVMLAVVPSLIGATVLFIIGTVDIFKVVLDTLTYYFSDSATDIHDTVVPDIIIAVDIYLIAIVLLIFGSGVYRLFVSPIDQAEQHAGHHPFNVQSFDQLKDKITRVVILAVIIEFFRAVVDIRFQTPLDAIYLAVSVLALAAALFLMSRAHSKFLAD
- a CDS encoding TonB-dependent receptor family protein, which gives rise to MATALVWSGGATGQDGAATSAETLPFITVTAPRLSRDIYNTPAAVSVVNRRDIQQGQQRIHLDESLEFVPGLYLQNRENYAQGQRISSRGFGARAPFGIRGLHIRVDGIPYTLPDGQAQIDAVDLASTEQIEVIRGPSSVLYGNAAGGVIDITTADGRRMQQSPVIDLQGGSHGLKQLGIRAGGEQGDWFYSASASALQSDGYREQSEAEKYLFNGKLGYQLDDPRSLTVLLNVLDTPKAEDPSGLNREDAEKDPRQARDIAKNIDSGQTVDQQLMGTHYSDQAFAGGALDARVFYSWRDFEQQLPFPGSSLINYQRDYYGGSLEYSRQADLAGRPFNWIVGTDLGWQEDDRGRRSVDATGMVTGTTGDEFQQATSTGVFAQGEWALTEKLAFSAGVRHDRVAMEIDDDYLGDGSDDSGERTFREWSGSLGLSYQYRPAHQWYATVGDAFETPTFTEFARPDGTGGFNPDIEPQQARNYEMGARGLFDMGLEYEVSLFSINVDDELIPFESPGGRTFYRNAGRTSRDGLEAAVRYAFLPAWEVRSSLTLARYEFDRYTTNGGDDYAGNDLPGLPQTLWNGALAWRGLGGRFAEVGAHYVGDFYADDANTEEVDSHWRFDLKGGESWRLGGDTTVDLYGGIRNLFDEDYYENVRINASFERYYEPAPGRTFYAGVKVGF